In Armigeres subalbatus isolate Guangzhou_Male unplaced genomic scaffold, GZ_Asu_2 Contig1609, whole genome shotgun sequence, a genomic segment contains:
- the LOC134203048 gene encoding xaa-Pro aminopeptidase ApepP-like: MKNAKKYIIGASALLIILVGCGVAVGRALNNDDESMYDDTPKSMEEILTEIRSHMQTYNVAGYIIPSVDAHNSEYISLHDQRFHYVTNFTGSAGTAIITLDKALLWTDARYHLQAENQLDPAYWTLMKEGLYGVLTRDQWLLANLPSGAQIGTDPFLITSSEFERMGAALLAGGQRLVTLERNLVDIVWNNQPTQTNEDLIRLDIKFSGKRASVKITELRKLLNTNSAAAIVVNGLDEVAWLLNLRGTDILYTPVFFAYLIVTQSEIVLFTNQDRINETIQEHFQEEGISVTVRDYDAILSGIQTQAADGGKLIIATSCSQAILSQIPADQRIQVYSLVAKMKAVKNDVEAVGMREAHLRDGTAVVRYLHWLEENVDSGNITELSGAAKLREFRSMQEHFVDLSFTSISSFGSNGAIVHYTPTEETDKLITRDSIYLIDSGGQYYDGTTDITRSVHMGEPTAFQKEAYTRVLQGFLSLGSAVFPPLTSGAFLDAMARRPLWDAGLDYSHGTGHGIGSFLGVHEYPPYLVYTTSAADNQGLQVNMFVSNEPGYYEANDFGIRLEDIVQVVKANVSHDFAGRGALTLYSVTVAPLATNLMDLSLMSDHEVELVNSYHERVMKEVGSLLLEQNASDAYVWLGIKTQRIVKS; encoded by the exons ATGAAGAATGCCAAGAAGTACATCATTGGAGCGTCGGCACTGCTCATTATTTTGGTCGGGTGCGGAGTGGCAGTTGGAAG AGCTCTTAACAATGATGATGAATCTATGTACGACGATACCCCAAAAAGCATGGAAGAAATTCTCACGGAAATTCGTAGCCACATGCAGACCTATAACGTGGCGGGGTATATTATTCCTTCCGTCGACGCCCATAAC AGCGAGTACATCTCTCTGCACGACCAGCGCTTCCACTATGTGACCAACTTTACCGGCTCCGCCGGAACAGCCATCATCACCCTAGACAAAGCACTCCTCTGGACAGACGCGCGATATCATCTGCAAGCCGAAAACCAGCTGGACCCCGCGTATTGGACCCTGATGAAAGAGGGCCTTTATGGTGTGCTAACGCGTGACCAGTGGCTGCTGGCCAATCTTCCATCGGGTGCTCAGATTGGTACGGATCCTTTCCTCATCACCAGCAGCGAGTTCGAGCGAATGGGAGCGGCTTTACTCGCCGGAGGTCAGCGATTGGTGACACTGGAGCGCAATCTGGTGGATATCGTTTGGAACAACCAACCAACGCAGACCAATGAAGATCTAATTCGGTTGGACATTAAGTTCTCTG GAAAGCGAGCTTCCGTGAAAATAACCGAGCTTCGTAAACTCTTGAACACTAATTCAGCAGCTGCCATCGTGGTCAATGGTTTGGACGAGGTTGCGT GGCTTCTCAATCTTCGAGGAACGGACATCCTTTACACTCCGGTATTCTTTGCGTACCTAATCGTGACTCAAAGCGAGATCGTCCTATTCACCAACCAGGATCGTATAAACGAGACCATCCAGGAACACTTCCAAGAGGAAGGGATCTCCGTAACGGTTCGGGATTACGATGCCATTCTGAGCGGCATTCAGACTCAGGCAGCGGACGGCGGAAAGCTGATCATTGCCACCTCATGCAGTCAGGCGATCCTGTCTCAGATCCCCGCGGACCAAAGAATACAGGTTTACAGCCTCGTGGCTAAGATGAAGGCCGTGAAGAACGACGTCGAAGCGGTTGGTATGCGGGAGGCACATCTACGTGATGGAACGGCTGTAGTTCGATATCTGCACTGGCTTGAAGAGAACGTCGATTCCGGGAACATCACTGAATTGTCGGGAGCAGCTAAGCTGCGTGAATTCCGTAGTATGCAAGAGCACTTTGTCGACTTGAGCTTCACCTCAATCAGTTCTTTTGGTTCCAATGGAGCTATCGTGCACTACACTCCCACCGAAGAAACCGACAAATTGATCACACGGGACAGCATCTACCTAATTGATTCTGGTGGTCAGTACTATGACGGTACGACCGACATCACTCGCTCGGTTCACATGGGTGAACCAACGGCCTTCCAGAAGGAGGCCTACACTCGCGTCCTGCAAGGTTTTCTGAGTCTTGGTTCGGCGGTCTTCCCCCCGTTGACATCGGGGGCATTCCTCGATGCCATGGCTCGTCGACCGTTGTGGGACGCTGGCCTTGACTACAGCCATGGCACCGGACACGGGATCGGCTCGTTCCTGGGAGTTCATGAATATCCGCCGTACCTAGTGTACACTACGTCGGCGGCGGATAACCAGGGACTTCAGGTGAATATGTTTGTCTCAAACGAACCGGGGTACTATGAGGCGAATGATTTCGGAATACGGTTGGAGGATATTGTCCAGGTGGTGAAGGCTAACGTGTCGCATGACTTCGCAGGACGAGGGGCGTTGACTCTATATTCGGTGACGGTGGCTCCACTGGCGACCAACCTCATGGATCTGTCGTTGATGAGTGACCACGAGGTGGAGCTGGTCAATTCGTACCATGAGAGAGTAATGAAAGAGGTGGGAAGTTTGCTGCTGGAGCAGAATGCGTCCGATGCCTACGTATGGTTGGGTATAAAGACTCAACGAATAGTGAAATCGTAa